One genomic region from Bacillus aquiflavi encodes:
- the lgt gene encoding prolipoprotein diacylglyceryl transferase, with protein MEDTIMPLNPIAFTLGPLQVHWYGIIIGLGIAIGFFLVIRESERRGIAKDTFADLLLWAVPIAIICARLYYVIFQWDYYGQNPGEIIKIWNGGLAIHGALIGAVLTTYIFLKVKKLSFWKLADIAAPSIIIGQAIGRWGNFMNQEAYGGEVSRQFLESLYLPEFIINQMYINGAYHHPTFLYESIWSTLGFIILILLRRANLRRGELFLTYVIWYSAGRYFIEGMRTDSLMISDQLRAAQTISIALIALALIILIIRRVSGYANSRYLEK; from the coding sequence ATGGAGGATACTATTATGCCATTGAACCCGATAGCGTTTACGCTCGGACCGCTACAAGTTCATTGGTATGGAATTATTATTGGATTAGGGATCGCAATTGGATTCTTTTTAGTCATTCGTGAAAGTGAGCGGCGAGGAATTGCAAAAGACACATTCGCAGATTTATTGTTATGGGCGGTTCCAATCGCCATTATTTGTGCACGTCTTTATTATGTTATTTTTCAATGGGATTATTATGGGCAAAATCCCGGGGAAATCATTAAAATATGGAATGGCGGTCTTGCAATACATGGAGCGTTAATTGGAGCCGTTTTGACAACGTATATTTTTTTAAAGGTGAAAAAGCTGTCTTTTTGGAAGCTTGCCGATATTGCTGCGCCTAGTATTATAATAGGGCAAGCAATTGGCAGATGGGGAAATTTTATGAATCAAGAAGCTTATGGAGGAGAAGTGAGCCGCCAGTTTCTTGAAAGCCTATATTTACCAGAGTTTATAATTAATCAAATGTACATTAATGGAGCATATCATCACCCAACCTTTTTATATGAATCTATTTGGAGCACGCTAGGGTTTATCATCTTAATCTTACTGAGAAGAGCTAACTTACGCAGAGGGGAATTATTTTTAACGTATGTCATTTGGTATTCAGCAGGTCGTTACTTCATTGAAGGGATGCGAACAGACAGCTTAATGATTTCAGATCAACTTAGAGCAGCTCAAACAATTTCAATTGCGCTTATTGCTCTTGCTTTAATTATTTTAATTATTAGACGAGTAAGCGGATATGCAAATTCCCGTTATTTAGAAAAATAA
- the hisG gene encoding ATP phosphoribosyltransferase — protein sequence MSEIITIAMPKGRIFNEAVELLRKADYRLPPEFDDSRKLIIDVEEEALRFILAKPMDVPTYVEHGVADIGIAGKDVMLEEERDVYELLDLKISHCYLAVAGLPNSKMSDIAPKVATKYPNVASSYFREKGEQVEIIKLNGSIELAPLIGLADRIVDIVSTGRTLKENGLVEYEQIINISSRLIANPVSYRMNDSRINELVKRLSNVVDLVDVKG from the coding sequence ATGAGTGAAATAATAACAATTGCAATGCCGAAAGGGCGAATATTTAATGAAGCCGTTGAATTGCTCCGAAAAGCGGATTACCGTCTTCCTCCAGAGTTTGATGACTCAAGGAAACTGATTATAGACGTGGAAGAAGAAGCACTGCGGTTTATTTTGGCAAAGCCAATGGATGTTCCCACTTATGTAGAACATGGAGTAGCGGATATCGGTATTGCTGGAAAAGACGTGATGCTTGAAGAAGAGCGTGATGTGTATGAACTGTTAGATTTAAAAATTAGTCATTGTTATTTAGCTGTTGCTGGCTTGCCAAATTCTAAAATGAGTGATATTGCTCCCAAAGTAGCTACAAAATATCCAAATGTGGCATCATCGTATTTTCGAGAAAAGGGAGAACAAGTCGAAATTATAAAATTAAACGGTTCTATTGAATTAGCTCCGCTAATCGGACTAGCTGATCGAATCGTCGACATTGTGTCTACCGGTAGAACGCTAAAGGAAAATGGCTTAGTGGAATATGAACAGATTATTAATATTTCTTCAAGATTAATAGCTAATCCAGTTAGTTATCGGATGAATGATTCCCGTATTAACGAACTCGTCAAACGACTTAGCAACGTCGTTGACCTCGTTGATGTGAAAGGATGA
- a CDS encoding GntR family transcriptional regulator: MVDKNSRIPIYLQLEEQIKHQIEKGVLTANQMIPSEREYAQLYGISRMTVRHAKNNLVLDGYLYRQKGRGTFVANRKMEQRLQGLTGFTEDMTERGLTPSSRLLSFSIIKANKQVANKLKNSLNTPVYELKRIRLADGEPMALETTYLPVNLVKGLTEEITHQSLYRYIEEELSFIISEARQQIEAATPTDDEISYLQIDRHTPVLLISRTSYLKDGTPFEYVKSAYRADRYIFVHSLKRE; encoded by the coding sequence ATGGTTGATAAAAATTCGCGTATTCCCATATATCTTCAGCTAGAAGAACAAATAAAACACCAAATAGAAAAAGGCGTTTTAACAGCCAATCAGATGATTCCCTCTGAACGGGAATATGCGCAGCTTTATGGAATTAGTCGAATGACGGTTAGACATGCTAAAAACAATCTTGTTCTTGATGGATATTTGTATAGACAAAAAGGACGAGGAACATTTGTGGCTAATCGAAAAATGGAGCAGAGACTTCAAGGCTTAACTGGCTTTACTGAAGACATGACAGAGCGTGGATTAACACCTAGCAGTCGCCTCCTATCTTTTTCTATTATCAAAGCAAATAAACAAGTAGCGAATAAGTTAAAAAATTCGCTCAATACTCCTGTATATGAGTTGAAAAGAATCCGTCTTGCAGATGGGGAGCCGATGGCTTTAGAAACAACGTATTTGCCAGTTAATCTAGTGAAAGGTTTAACAGAAGAAATTACTCATCAATCTCTTTACCGTTATATTGAAGAAGAACTTTCTTTTATAATCAGTGAAGCACGTCAGCAAATTGAAGCCGCAACGCCAACAGATGATGAAATCAGTTACTTGCAAATTGATCGTCATACACCAGTGCTACTTATCTCAAGAACATCCTATTTAAAAGACGGAACACCGTTTGAGTATGTAAAATCAGCCTATCGAGCTGATCGATATATATTTGTTCACTCATTGAAACGTGAATAA
- a CDS encoding phage holin family protein: MRWITGILINAVLFMAISGFFSDSFYISGLGAAIGASFLLSILNILVRPFLIILTLPVTILSLGLFLFVINAITLLLADSLMGSSFEIDGFWMALFVVVIMSLANIIIQKTIFNSSKR, encoded by the coding sequence TTGAGATGGATCACCGGTATACTCATTAACGCTGTTCTCTTTATGGCGATATCAGGATTTTTCTCAGATTCATTTTATATATCTGGATTAGGCGCCGCTATTGGCGCAAGTTTTTTACTATCTATTTTGAATATATTAGTTCGCCCATTTTTAATTATTTTAACTTTGCCTGTAACAATTTTATCACTTGGATTGTTTCTCTTTGTCATAAATGCAATTACGTTATTATTGGCAGATTCTTTAATGGGGAGTTCCTTCGAAATCGATGGTTTTTGGATGGCGCTCTTCGTAGTTGTTATTATGTCACTAGCCAATATCATTATTCAAAAGACGATTTTTAATTCTTCTAAGAGATAA
- a CDS encoding nucleoside recognition domain-containing protein → MLFGSVKRGLLNGLKTTWILGKIIFPVTLIVSILQYTPLLSWLIELITPIMKIFGLSGDAAIPLVLGNVLNLYAGIGAILTLDFTVKEVFFIAVMLSFSHNLIVESSVAHRVGVKLSVMLAVRIGLSVVSALMINFIWKGGSEAAKYGFISTNNEEVSGLVNILLVGLEKASLGILQLVIIVMPMMVVIQILKDFKWLAVFSKWVSPFTRALGMKENTSTTMAAGLLFGLAYGAGVMIQAVKEDGVEKKDLTLAFIFLVACHAVVEDTLIFVPLGIPVIPLLLIRVITAILLTLVVALIWKRTDLVKREEATYEQ, encoded by the coding sequence ATGTTGTTTGGATCGGTAAAAAGGGGTTTACTTAATGGGTTAAAAACAACTTGGATTCTTGGGAAGATTATTTTTCCAGTTACATTAATTGTTAGTATACTTCAGTATACACCTCTATTATCTTGGTTGATCGAACTAATTACCCCGATAATGAAGATATTTGGCTTATCAGGTGATGCAGCCATTCCGCTTGTATTAGGTAATGTACTTAATCTTTACGCAGGAATTGGGGCAATATTAACGCTAGATTTTACAGTAAAGGAAGTATTTTTTATTGCAGTGATGCTTTCTTTTTCTCATAACTTAATTGTTGAATCAAGCGTTGCTCATCGAGTAGGGGTAAAGCTTTCTGTTATGCTAGCTGTTAGAATCGGACTTTCCGTCGTTTCTGCGCTGATGATCAATTTTATTTGGAAAGGCGGTTCAGAAGCAGCAAAATACGGGTTTATCTCGACAAATAATGAGGAAGTCAGTGGACTCGTAAATATTTTGCTTGTTGGACTAGAGAAGGCAAGTCTTGGTATTCTTCAGCTTGTTATCATCGTGATGCCGATGATGGTTGTTATTCAAATTTTAAAAGATTTTAAATGGCTTGCTGTTTTTTCTAAATGGGTGTCACCTTTTACTAGAGCACTTGGAATGAAAGAAAATACATCAACAACGATGGCAGCAGGGTTGTTGTTCGGGTTAGCATACGGTGCTGGGGTGATGATTCAGGCGGTAAAAGAAGATGGTGTTGAGAAAAAAGATTTAACTTTAGCGTTTATTTTTCTTGTAGCATGTCATGCTGTAGTAGAAGATACTTTAATTTTTGTTCCGCTCGGAATTCCTGTTATACCCCTTTTACTGATTCGAGTAATTACAGCCATTTTACTTACACTGGTCGTCGCTTTAATTTGGAAACGTACTGACTTGGTAAAAAGAGAGGAAGCAACCTATGAGCAATAG
- a CDS encoding acyltransferase translates to MRKTTRFQVEGANSLWHVYKTVPFIKVVKNFIIIQIARYTPFLGVKNWLYRKFLRMKVGEKTSFALMVMLDVMFPEKISVGNNTVIGYNTTILAHEYLIKEYRLGEVQIGNEVMIGANTTILPGISIGDRAIVSAGTLVHKDVPAGAFVGGNPMRIIYTKEELEKRWENDPIYGNPRS, encoded by the coding sequence ATGAGAAAGACGACACGCTTTCAAGTAGAAGGAGCAAATTCTTTATGGCACGTATATAAAACTGTCCCCTTTATAAAGGTCGTCAAAAATTTTATTATTATTCAAATTGCTCGATATACGCCTTTTCTTGGGGTGAAAAACTGGCTGTATCGCAAGTTTTTACGAATGAAGGTCGGTGAAAAAACATCATTTGCCTTAATGGTCATGTTAGATGTCATGTTTCCCGAAAAAATTAGTGTTGGAAATAATACAGTCATTGGCTACAATACGACGATTTTAGCCCATGAGTATTTAATAAAGGAATATCGGCTTGGTGAAGTTCAGATTGGCAATGAAGTGATGATAGGAGCGAATACAACTATTTTACCCGGTATTTCGATTGGTGACAGGGCAATTGTTTCTGCTGGTACACTTGTTCATAAAGATGTTCCTGCTGGCGCATTTGTAGGAGGCAACCCGATGCGAATCATTTATACAAAAGAAGAACTTGAAAAAAGGTGGGAGAATGATCCGATTTACGGGAATCCGCGAAGCTAA
- a CDS encoding DUF871 domain-containing protein, which produces MRKRLGISIYPNQSTVEEDIEYIKLANKNGFERVFTCLLSVEGDKEIVIANYKKTITYARELGMDVIADISPCVFTQLKIAADDLSFFRDIGATGIRLDIGFTGQEEAMMTYNPYGLKIELNMSTATKYIDHLLTFQPNRKNLLGCHNFYPHKYSGLSYPFFIECSKKFSDLGIRTAAFVSSPEATFGPWPIVEGLPTLEMHRDLAIDVQAKHLFATQVIDDVIIGNAYASEHELKMLGKMDKDLIIFSVKLYDGISNLERTIVLDRFHFYRGDVSDYMIRSTGGRISNRTGEIKPFNTRNMKRGDVLIDNDLYGQYAGELQIALNDMENSGKTNVVGRIREEEIFLLDYLQPWGKFTFHKI; this is translated from the coding sequence ATGAGAAAGCGCCTTGGCATATCTATTTATCCAAACCAATCAACTGTAGAAGAGGATATAGAATATATAAAGCTGGCTAATAAGAACGGATTTGAACGTGTATTTACCTGTCTTCTTTCTGTGGAAGGGGACAAGGAAATAGTTATTGCAAATTATAAAAAAACAATCACTTATGCTAGAGAACTTGGAATGGACGTGATCGCAGATATTAGTCCGTGCGTCTTTACACAGTTAAAGATTGCAGCTGACGATCTTTCATTTTTTAGAGATATAGGAGCAACAGGAATTCGTCTTGACATTGGCTTTACTGGCCAAGAGGAAGCAATGATGACATATAATCCATACGGATTAAAAATCGAACTAAACATGAGTACTGCCACAAAGTATATTGATCATCTTCTCACTTTTCAACCAAACCGAAAGAACTTACTTGGTTGCCATAATTTTTATCCTCATAAATATTCAGGACTTTCATACCCATTTTTCATTGAATGTAGTAAAAAATTTAGCGACCTTGGGATTCGAACAGCTGCATTCGTTTCATCTCCCGAAGCCACTTTTGGACCATGGCCAATTGTCGAGGGACTGCCGACGTTAGAAATGCATCGTGACTTGGCAATAGATGTACAAGCGAAGCATTTATTTGCAACACAAGTTATTGATGATGTGATTATTGGAAATGCGTACGCTTCTGAACATGAGTTAAAGATGCTTGGCAAAATGGATAAGGACTTGATCATTTTTTCGGTGAAGCTGTATGACGGGATATCTAACCTTGAGAGAACAATTGTTTTAGATCGTTTTCATTTTTATCGCGGAGATGTTTCAGATTACATGATACGTTCTACAGGGGGTCGCATAAGTAATCGCACTGGAGAGATTAAACCATTCAATACAAGAAATATGAAAAGGGGAGATGTGTTAATTGATAACGACCTTTATGGACAATATGCGGGCGAGCTGCAAATTGCTTTAAATGATATGGAAAACTCAGGAAAAACAAATGTGGTTGGACGAATTCGTGAAGAGGAAATTTTTTTGTTGGATTACTTACAGCCCTGGGGGAAATTTACGTTTCATAAAATATAA
- the nagA gene encoding N-acetylglucosamine-6-phosphate deacetylase, whose protein sequence is MTKKLLKDVKLCTGERMINNGYVLISDFKITSVGDMDQFTPLKDVEQIDLPKNAVIVPGFIDIHIHGAGGADTMDATTTALETMVNVLPQEGTTSLLATTITQEAQQIERALKNVANFVKNNNAPGKAEILGIHLEGPFISEKRAGAQPKEYILPASIELFKRWQTIANHLIKLVTIAPEKPEALKLIRYLSETNVIASIGHSDAMYDEMVKAVNAGAKQVTHLFNGMRELHHREPGVAGSALLFHELMAEMIVDGIHIHPEMVKLAINAKGTKGTILITDSMRAKCLKNGCYDLGGQKVNVSDGKAVLADGTLAGSILKMKDAIRNIISFTGISLLDAVQLASVNPAKQLGVFHRKGTISTGKDADLVVLDQNLEVIMTICRGKISYKREE, encoded by the coding sequence ATGACGAAAAAGTTATTAAAAGATGTTAAACTATGCACTGGGGAACGAATGATCAACAATGGATACGTTTTAATCTCAGATTTTAAGATTACTAGTGTTGGAGATATGGATCAGTTCACTCCCTTAAAAGATGTTGAACAAATTGATTTACCGAAAAATGCTGTTATTGTCCCGGGATTCATCGACATTCATATCCATGGAGCCGGGGGAGCTGATACGATGGATGCAACTACAACAGCTCTTGAAACAATGGTAAATGTCCTCCCACAAGAAGGAACAACAAGCTTATTAGCGACTACGATTACTCAAGAGGCGCAGCAAATTGAACGAGCATTAAAGAATGTTGCTAATTTCGTCAAAAATAACAATGCTCCTGGTAAAGCTGAAATTCTTGGTATTCATTTAGAAGGGCCGTTTATAAGCGAAAAACGCGCAGGAGCACAACCTAAAGAATACATACTTCCTGCTAGCATCGAACTTTTTAAACGATGGCAAACCATTGCTAATCATTTAATTAAACTTGTTACAATTGCCCCAGAAAAGCCAGAAGCTCTTAAGTTAATCCGTTATTTATCAGAAACAAACGTCATTGCATCAATTGGGCATTCTGATGCGATGTATGATGAAATGGTGAAGGCGGTTAACGCTGGTGCCAAACAGGTGACTCATTTATTTAACGGAATGAGAGAGTTGCATCATCGTGAACCAGGCGTTGCCGGCAGTGCACTTTTGTTTCACGAGTTAATGGCAGAAATGATTGTGGATGGAATCCACATACATCCTGAAATGGTTAAACTCGCAATTAACGCTAAAGGAACAAAAGGAACAATTCTTATTACGGATTCTATGCGGGCAAAATGTTTGAAAAATGGCTGTTATGATTTAGGCGGACAAAAAGTCAATGTTTCAGATGGAAAAGCAGTACTTGCAGACGGAACTCTTGCGGGAAGTATTTTAAAAATGAAGGATGCAATTAGAAACATAATTTCTTTCACGGGAATATCATTATTAGATGCAGTTCAACTAGCCTCTGTCAATCCCGCAAAACAGCTCGGGGTCTTTCATCGCAAAGGCACAATTTCTACCGGTAAGGATGCTGATCTAGTTGTTCTTGACCAAAACTTAGAAGTGATAATGACTATTTGCCGTGGTAAAATATCCTATAAACGTGAGGAGTAA
- the nagB gene encoding glucosamine-6-phosphate deaminase, which yields MNIIRTSSYEEMSMQAAKIIIKQVKNNPALTLGLATGSTPIGLYKELINDHHNNGTSYKDVHTINLDEYIGLPKDNPSSYHFFMKHQLFNYIDLPIEQTNVPNGTAEDLERECERYEEKIRQLGGIDLQILGIGQNGHIGFNEPGTSFESRTHIVQLTENTIEVNSRFFNTIDEVPTKSITMGIQTILECKEIILLASGASKAKAIARMINGPVSEEFPASCLKKHPNVTIIADSDALQLV from the coding sequence ATGAACATTATTCGCACAAGTAGTTATGAAGAAATGAGCATGCAAGCTGCAAAAATCATAATCAAACAAGTTAAAAACAATCCAGCACTTACACTTGGTTTAGCAACAGGCAGTACACCTATTGGTCTTTATAAAGAACTTATTAATGACCATCACAATAATGGAACTTCTTATAAAGATGTTCACACAATCAATTTAGATGAGTATATTGGGCTTCCAAAAGATAATCCGAGTAGTTATCATTTTTTTATGAAACACCAATTATTTAATTATATCGATCTTCCAATTGAACAAACGAACGTCCCTAATGGTACAGCGGAAGATTTAGAACGTGAATGTGAACGATATGAAGAGAAAATCCGTCAGCTTGGCGGGATAGATTTGCAAATTTTAGGTATTGGTCAGAACGGTCATATCGGTTTTAATGAACCAGGAACATCTTTTGAAAGCAGAACTCACATTGTCCAATTAACAGAAAATACAATCGAAGTGAACTCTCGCTTTTTTAATACAATTGATGAAGTACCAACTAAATCGATTACAATGGGAATTCAAACAATTCTTGAATGCAAGGAAATTATTTTACTTGCCTCTGGTGCTTCAAAAGCAAAAGCAATTGCTAGAATGATAAACGGACCAGTGAGTGAAGAATTCCCGGCATCATGTTTAAAAAAACATCCAAATGTAACAATTATTGCTGACAGTGATGCTTTGCAATTGGTTTAA
- a CDS encoding DUF4097 family beta strand repeat-containing protein: MNEERTRILQMVKEGKLSVNEALTLLEELEKAKKSQEKKHEEIVNELSTVIDSQDKEKVTGSTLQSAADKIFGFVDTAISKIKELDLDFNFGKYENVSHVYEKKDVNFGEMVIDIANGSIQVIPWDQNDVRIECEAKVYRVQTVDEAKEALFQNVIFTIEENKLRFSTQQKLMKVNTILYVPQSSYERVRLRTFNGPISGEKLTTKDFKIKAANGKIDINQLTSKHAEIETANGHIAVANSQVEDFEAETVNGRLSLEGDFEKVDVQTFNGNIDCIIKGNTCKYIQTRAVTGAIDLIVPDGITIEGELKSNLGGFTVELDDLQIVEEKSEMAQKLFRFKTNNKSEQKLHVLADTKTGSITMKKQKGIVLVK, encoded by the coding sequence ATGAATGAGGAGCGAACACGAATTTTACAAATGGTTAAAGAAGGTAAATTATCTGTTAATGAGGCACTTACTTTGTTAGAAGAGCTTGAAAAGGCAAAGAAATCGCAGGAAAAGAAGCATGAGGAGATTGTAAATGAGCTCTCTACTGTTATTGATTCTCAAGATAAGGAGAAAGTTACGGGATCTACCCTCCAATCAGCCGCTGATAAAATATTTGGGTTTGTCGATACTGCGATTTCGAAAATTAAAGAACTAGATTTAGATTTTAACTTTGGGAAATATGAAAATGTTTCACATGTTTATGAGAAAAAAGACGTAAATTTTGGAGAGATGGTTATCGATATAGCAAACGGCTCAATCCAAGTAATTCCATGGGATCAAAATGACGTTCGTATAGAATGTGAGGCAAAGGTTTATCGTGTTCAGACAGTAGACGAGGCAAAAGAGGCATTATTTCAAAATGTCATATTCACAATAGAGGAAAATAAATTACGGTTTTCAACACAGCAAAAGCTGATGAAGGTGAATACAATCCTTTATGTCCCTCAATCTAGTTATGAGCGTGTCCGACTGCGTACATTTAATGGTCCTATTTCTGGTGAAAAATTGACAACTAAGGATTTCAAAATAAAAGCGGCTAATGGCAAGATTGATATTAATCAGCTCACTAGTAAACATGCAGAAATCGAAACAGCAAACGGACATATTGCAGTTGCAAATAGCCAGGTGGAAGATTTTGAGGCAGAAACAGTTAACGGAAGGCTTTCTCTTGAAGGTGATTTTGAAAAAGTTGATGTTCAAACGTTCAATGGAAATATAGATTGTATAATTAAAGGGAATACTTGCAAGTATATCCAAACGAGAGCAGTAACAGGAGCAATTGATTTAATCGTTCCTGATGGAATCACGATTGAAGGAGAATTAAAATCAAACTTAGGTGGTTTTACAGTTGAGCTTGATGATCTCCAAATTGTCGAAGAGAAAAGTGAAATGGCGCAAAAGCTTTTCCGCTTTAAAACAAATAATAAAAGTGAACAAAAACTGCACGTATTAGCCGATACAAAAACTGGCTCCATTACAATGAAGAAACAAAAGGGAATTGTGTTGGTAAAGTAG
- the ppaX gene encoding pyrophosphatase PpaX: MSNRLTTILFDLDGTLIDTNELIISSFLHTLEYYYPKKNKRKDVLPFMGPPLWDTFHSLNPHATEEMIKKYREYNLANHDRLVKEFNGVYETVETLAHENFKLGIVTTKVRDTVLKGLKLTKLERFFDVIVTLDEVENAKPHPEPIFKALDLLKARPEEALMVGDNHHDILAGKNAGTKTAGVAWSMKGRDHLQYYEPDYIFDHMADLLSIVGVEKR, translated from the coding sequence ATGAGCAATAGACTGACAACGATTTTATTTGATTTAGATGGGACATTAATTGATACAAATGAATTAATCATCTCTTCATTTCTTCATACGCTTGAATATTATTATCCAAAAAAAAATAAACGTAAAGATGTATTACCGTTTATGGGGCCGCCGCTTTGGGATACTTTTCATTCATTAAATCCTCATGCGACAGAAGAGATGATTAAAAAATACCGCGAATATAATTTAGCAAATCATGATCGACTCGTGAAAGAATTTAATGGGGTTTATGAAACGGTAGAAACGTTAGCTCACGAAAACTTTAAGCTTGGAATCGTGACAACAAAAGTGCGTGATACTGTGTTAAAGGGATTGAAACTTACAAAGCTGGAGCGATTTTTTGATGTGATCGTTACACTTGATGAGGTTGAAAATGCAAAGCCTCATCCCGAGCCGATTTTTAAAGCGCTCGATTTATTAAAAGCCCGACCAGAGGAAGCTTTAATGGTAGGGGATAATCATCATGATATTTTAGCAGGAAAAAATGCTGGCACGAAAACAGCTGGTGTTGCATGGTCGATGAAAGGAAGAGATCACCTACAGTATTATGAACCGGATTATATATTCGATCATATGGCAGATTTGTTGTCAATCGTTGGAGTGGAAAAAAGATGA
- the hprK gene encoding HPr(Ser) kinase/phosphatase encodes MPKVVTKDLIEKFTLELISGEEGVNRPITTSDISRPALEIAGYFDYYPAERLQLLGKTELSFFEKLNKDDRKIRMERLCTDITPGIIVTREMDVPVELIEAAEQESVPVMKSNMKTTRLSSRITNFLESKLAPTTAVHGVLVDIYGVGVLITGKSGVGKSETALELVKRGHRLVADDCVEIRQEDHDTLVGNPPELIEHLLEIRGLGIINVMTLVGAGAVRNYKRISLVIHLELWDQYKQYDRLGLDEEKMKIIDTELTKLTIPVRPGRNLAVIIEVAAMNFRLKRMGMNAAQQFTEKLSDVIEYGEHEEM; translated from the coding sequence TTGCCAAAAGTTGTAACAAAAGATCTCATTGAAAAATTTACACTAGAATTGATTAGTGGAGAAGAAGGCGTGAATCGTCCGATAACTACAAGTGATATCTCAAGACCTGCACTTGAGATTGCTGGTTATTTTGATTATTATCCAGCAGAAAGATTACAGTTATTAGGTAAAACAGAACTGTCTTTTTTCGAAAAATTAAATAAAGATGATCGAAAAATTCGTATGGAAAGATTATGTACTGATATTACGCCAGGAATCATTGTTACGCGGGAGATGGATGTACCAGTTGAACTAATTGAAGCAGCAGAGCAAGAATCCGTCCCAGTTATGAAATCTAATATGAAAACAACTCGTCTTTCTAGTAGAATTACTAATTTTCTTGAAAGTAAGTTGGCGCCAACTACAGCTGTTCATGGCGTCCTTGTAGATATTTATGGTGTTGGAGTCTTAATTACAGGAAAAAGCGGAGTAGGAAAAAGTGAGACAGCACTTGAGCTAGTAAAACGAGGGCATCGTCTCGTTGCTGATGATTGTGTTGAGATTCGTCAAGAAGACCATGATACGTTAGTGGGAAATCCGCCAGAATTGATTGAACATTTGCTTGAAATTCGCGGTTTAGGAATTATTAACGTGATGACACTGGTTGGGGCTGGTGCTGTCCGTAATTATAAAAGAATTTCTCTCGTTATTCATCTTGAATTATGGGATCAGTATAAACAGTATGATCGTCTTGGGTTAGATGAAGAAAAAATGAAAATAATTGACACAGAACTTACAAAATTAACAATTCCAGTACGTCCAGGGCGAAATTTAGCCGTTATTATTGAAGTTGCTGCAATGAATTTTCGTCTAAAAAGAATGGGGATGAATGCAGCACAGCAGTTTACCGAAAAATTATCAGATGTCATTGAATATGGTGAACATGAAGAAATGTAG